The following are from one region of the Nostoc cf. commune SO-36 genome:
- a CDS encoding ABC transporter ATP-binding protein, whose product MEYTSLPINTQTEVLPRSGFLEIENLVKSYPTPDKGNFVVLDGVNLTIGEDEYISVIGHSGCGKSTLLKIVAGLEKATSGSVRLDGKEIHKPGAERMMVFQNYSLLPWLTVRENIRLAVDEVLKNANRAEKISIVNQHLAMVNLTAAADKYPDEISGGMKQRVGIARALAIRPKMLLMDEPFGALDALTRGKLQRQVLDIWENNRQAVMMITHDVDEAIYMSDRIVLMTNGPAASIGEILEVPFEHPRDRAAMRNSKEYFELRNHALNFLDRYFAQDE is encoded by the coding sequence ATGGAATATACCTCATTACCTATTAATACCCAGACCGAAGTTCTTCCCCGCTCTGGGTTTTTAGAAATTGAAAATTTAGTCAAGTCTTATCCGACACCTGATAAAGGTAATTTTGTCGTTTTAGATGGAGTTAATCTGACGATTGGTGAAGATGAATATATTTCTGTAATTGGTCACTCTGGTTGTGGAAAATCAACCCTACTAAAGATAGTAGCTGGTTTAGAAAAAGCGACTTCCGGCTCAGTTAGGCTAGATGGGAAAGAAATTCATAAGCCAGGAGCCGAACGGATGATGGTATTTCAGAACTATTCGTTATTACCTTGGTTAACCGTGCGAGAGAATATCCGTTTAGCTGTAGATGAAGTGCTAAAAAATGCTAATCGTGCCGAGAAAATTAGCATTGTAAATCAACACTTGGCAATGGTAAACTTGACGGCGGCGGCTGACAAATATCCTGATGAAATCTCTGGAGGTATGAAACAACGAGTAGGTATTGCCAGAGCTTTAGCAATTCGTCCTAAAATGTTGCTGATGGATGAACCTTTTGGGGCACTAGATGCGTTAACTCGTGGCAAATTGCAACGGCAGGTATTGGATATTTGGGAAAATAATCGTCAGGCAGTGATGATGATTACCCACGATGTAGATGAAGCAATCTATATGTCCGATCGCATCGTCTTGATGACCAATGGCCCAGCTGCTAGTATAGGAGAAATTTTAGAAGTTCCTTTTGAGCATCCACGCGATCGCGCCGCAATGCGAAACTCAAAAGAATATTTTGAACTCCGTAACCACGCCCTGAATTTTCTTGATCGATATTTTGCCCAAGACGAGTAA
- a CDS encoding universal stress protein has protein sequence MLARLQSATGRDDLIEQMVLLPEPKKPFSKKPQKAKAVNLIVAYDASPNSHTALDIAFWIAHQTRLATNAEVTVQAVYVLEDNSKSQYSNILSLPIQQPPLECQVSEVSKSTTQVLTQPQLQTVVTPLQKADIILWQARSLAEEWQGCFKSHLRFGCISTELTKVVESEAADILFMGCNSVNHPMIEALDSNFPCAVLGIPSCIDE, from the coding sequence ATGTTAGCACGTCTGCAAAGTGCCACAGGTCGAGATGACTTAATTGAACAAATGGTACTGTTGCCAGAACCAAAAAAACCTTTTTCTAAAAAACCTCAAAAAGCAAAAGCAGTTAATTTAATCGTTGCGTATGACGCATCTCCTAACAGTCATACGGCGCTAGATATTGCTTTCTGGATTGCCCACCAAACGCGTTTAGCCACCAATGCAGAAGTTACAGTTCAAGCCGTTTATGTGCTAGAAGACAATTCAAAAAGCCAGTATTCAAACATTTTGAGCTTACCAATACAACAACCTCCATTGGAGTGTCAAGTCAGTGAAGTATCAAAGTCTACTACACAGGTATTAACTCAACCCCAATTGCAAACAGTGGTAACACCCTTGCAAAAAGCAGATATAATTCTTTGGCAAGCCCGAAGTCTGGCTGAAGAATGGCAAGGTTGCTTCAAATCTCATTTACGGTTTGGCTGCATTTCGACAGAACTTACCAAAGTTGTTGAATCAGAAGCTGCCGATATTCTGTTTATGGGTTGCAATTCTGTCAATCATCCGATGATTGAGGCACTAGATTCTAATTTTCCCTGTGCCGTTTTGGGTATTCCCAGTTGTATTGATGAATAA
- a CDS encoding high light inducible protein translates to MATQETRPSTDLPPIAAEYNGIDRNAFLFGWTPQAEIWNGRLAAIGFLAYLLWDLAGYSVLRDVLHLIGY, encoded by the coding sequence ATGGCTACTCAAGAAACTCGTCCATCTACAGATTTACCACCTATTGCAGCAGAATACAACGGCATAGATCGCAACGCATTTTTGTTTGGCTGGACTCCCCAAGCGGAAATTTGGAATGGTCGCTTGGCAGCAATTGGATTCCTTGCCTATTTACTTTGGGATTTAGCTGGTTATAGCGTCTTACGGGATGTGCTACACCTAATTGGATATTAG
- a CDS encoding dienelactone hydrolase family protein has translation MKEITRRKFIATATLATGFALAVQPISAQVITTNTEGLVAGAVKIPVKGGEIPAYRAAPATGKNFPIVLVIQEIFGVHEHIQDVARRFARLGYLAIAPELFVRQGDVSKLSSIDEIRPIVAKVPDAQVLSDLDATVDWAVKSAKGNADKLAITGFCWGGRITWLYAAHNPQVKAGVAWYGRLVGEANELQPKYPVDIASSLKAPVLGLYGGKDTGIPLDTVEQMRDRLKESSSKSEIIVYPDAPHAFFADYRPSYREEDAKDGWKRLLAWFKENGV, from the coding sequence ATGAAAGAAATAACACGCCGCAAATTTATTGCAACTGCCACCTTAGCAACGGGTTTTGCCCTAGCGGTGCAACCCATTTCTGCCCAAGTTATCACCACCAATACTGAGGGGTTAGTAGCTGGTGCGGTGAAAATTCCCGTTAAAGGTGGCGAAATTCCTGCCTACAGAGCAGCACCTGCTACTGGTAAAAATTTCCCTATAGTTCTGGTAATCCAGGAAATATTTGGTGTACACGAGCATATTCAAGATGTCGCTCGTCGTTTTGCTCGACTAGGGTATTTAGCGATCGCACCGGAATTATTTGTGCGTCAAGGCGATGTCTCGAAGTTAAGCAGTATAGACGAAATTCGTCCAATTGTCGCCAAAGTACCAGATGCCCAAGTATTATCCGATCTTGATGCCACGGTAGACTGGGCGGTGAAATCAGCTAAGGGTAATGCTGATAAATTGGCAATTACAGGATTCTGCTGGGGCGGGCGCATTACCTGGTTATACGCAGCACACAATCCCCAAGTGAAGGCAGGTGTGGCTTGGTATGGGCGACTCGTAGGCGAGGCTAACGAACTTCAGCCAAAGTATCCCGTTGATATTGCATCATCCTTGAAAGCCCCCGTCCTCGGACTTTATGGCGGGAAGGATACGGGTATTCCCCTTGATACAGTAGAGCAAATGCGCGATCGCTTAAAGGAAAGCAGCAGCAAATCTGAAATCATCGTCTACCCAGATGCACCTCATGCATTTTTTGCTGATTATCGCCCCTCCTACCGCGAGGAAGATGCTAAGGACGGTTGGAAACGGCTTTTGGCATGGTTTAAGGAGAATGGCGTGTAA
- a CDS encoding site-2 protease family protein produces the protein MAFWFLFILLLGLATYLMVQHSVAHVTRTPVWLLWLVLMTPAFLLSGWTLIYGAKQPPPPGLIIWSMFFCTLLYWTLFHWGRQVPRNTPTEGQAQASESQPTIQPTPEPMVRPIEPTEETLLRNCFPWSVYYVQNIEYRPQSVICRGQLRTQASNAYQQIKTNIEAQFGDRFLLIFQEGFNGKPFFVLVPNTQAAKQTNTPRRNQERLTRPGLALLLLAATLLTTTLVGVEIAGVSLPPIWKIGPLFKVLSDPDVLFKGLPYALGLMTILGIHELGHYLTAKFYHIRSTLPYFIPVPFFLGTFGAFIQMRSPIPNRKALFDISIAGPIAGFVVTLPLLIWGLAHSDVVSITEKTRTLNPDALDPKYSILLALLSKLALGSELTAKSALDLHPLAVAGFLGLIVTALNLMPVGQLDGGHIIHAMFGQRTALVIGQIARVLLLLLALIREEFLVWAIILLFMPLIDEPALNDVSELDNKRDVWGLLAMALLIVIILPLPQAIANFLQI, from the coding sequence ATGGCATTTTGGTTTCTGTTTATCCTCCTGCTGGGGCTAGCTACTTATCTAATGGTGCAGCACAGCGTCGCTCACGTCACCCGAACACCAGTATGGTTGTTGTGGCTGGTTTTAATGACACCAGCATTTCTGTTGAGTGGATGGACGCTAATCTACGGGGCAAAACAACCTCCGCCACCAGGATTGATCATCTGGTCGATGTTTTTCTGCACACTTTTATACTGGACGTTATTTCACTGGGGGCGTCAAGTACCAAGAAATACACCGACCGAAGGTCAAGCCCAAGCCTCAGAATCACAACCGACTATCCAGCCTACCCCAGAACCAATGGTGCGTCCTATTGAGCCAACAGAAGAAACCTTACTACGAAATTGTTTTCCTTGGTCTGTTTACTACGTTCAAAATATTGAGTATCGACCCCAATCTGTAATTTGCCGTGGTCAGTTGCGAACTCAAGCCAGCAACGCTTACCAGCAGATTAAAACTAATATTGAAGCACAATTTGGCGATCGCTTCCTGCTGATCTTTCAAGAAGGTTTCAATGGCAAACCTTTCTTTGTGCTGGTTCCCAATACTCAAGCTGCTAAACAGACAAATACACCACGACGCAATCAGGAACGCTTGACTCGTCCAGGATTAGCACTTCTGCTGCTAGCAGCTACTTTGCTAACTACTACCTTGGTGGGAGTGGAAATTGCTGGTGTTTCTCTACCACCTATCTGGAAAATTGGCCCTTTGTTCAAAGTTCTATCTGACCCAGATGTTCTATTTAAGGGATTGCCTTATGCTTTAGGACTGATGACTATTTTGGGAATTCATGAACTTGGGCATTATTTGACAGCAAAGTTTTACCATATTCGCTCGACGTTGCCTTACTTTATTCCCGTGCCTTTCTTTTTGGGAACTTTTGGCGCATTTATTCAGATGCGTAGTCCTATTCCCAACCGTAAAGCTTTATTTGATATTAGTATCGCTGGGCCAATTGCAGGCTTTGTTGTTACCTTGCCATTACTAATATGGGGCTTGGCTCATTCTGATGTGGTTTCCATCACTGAAAAAACCCGAACTTTGAATCCTGATGCCCTCGATCCCAAGTATTCAATTTTATTGGCGCTACTTTCAAAGTTAGCTTTGGGAAGTGAGTTAACGGCAAAATCAGCCCTTGACTTGCACCCGTTGGCTGTAGCAGGTTTTCTCGGATTAATTGTTACAGCATTAAATTTAATGCCTGTGGGACAACTAGATGGAGGTCACATTATCCATGCGATGTTTGGACAACGAACTGCGCTTGTAATTGGTCAAATTGCTCGCGTGTTGTTGCTATTACTAGCTTTAATTCGGGAAGAATTTTTAGTGTGGGCGATTATCTTATTATTTATGCCGTTGATTGATGAGCCTGCACTGAATGATGTCAGTGAATTAGATAACAAACGTGACGTTTGGGGATTACTGGCAATGGCCTTGTTGATTGTAATTATTTTGCCATTACCGCAGGCGATCGCTAACTTTTTGCAAATTTAA
- a CDS encoding MBL fold metallo-hydrolase: MCPLPQQPSHTTKPPRAVFPDEVSRGGSLQSDFAQERIFAFPPNRDTLGGTSYLIVRNEGNILIDCPALDQTNQDFLGTHGGVRWLFITHRGAIGKTVEFQQTFGSEVLIQEQEAYLLPGLTVTTFRQEFSLDAATQVIWTPGHSPGSSCLYYSELGGILFSGRHLLPNQQGQPVPLRTAKTFHWPRQIQSLRLLLERFTPETLQYICPGANTGFLRGKRCIEQAYQHLASLDLSALLPIQPL, from the coding sequence ATGTGCCCTTTACCTCAACAGCCAAGTCATACAACTAAGCCACCACGGGCTGTCTTTCCTGACGAAGTTTCTCGCGGAGGTTCTCTGCAATCGGACTTCGCACAAGAGAGAATTTTTGCCTTTCCACCCAATCGGGACACATTAGGGGGAACCTCTTATCTTATTGTAAGAAATGAAGGCAATATCCTCATAGATTGCCCAGCCCTAGACCAAACAAATCAAGATTTTTTAGGGACGCATGGAGGCGTGCGTTGGTTATTTATCACCCATCGAGGCGCGATTGGCAAGACTGTTGAATTTCAGCAAACCTTTGGCAGCGAAGTGCTGATTCAAGAGCAAGAAGCTTATTTATTACCAGGCTTAACTGTAACTACCTTTAGGCAAGAATTTAGTCTCGATGCTGCAACGCAAGTGATTTGGACACCAGGTCATTCTCCCGGCTCATCTTGTCTCTACTACAGTGAACTTGGAGGAATATTATTTTCTGGTCGTCATTTACTCCCTAACCAGCAGGGACAACCAGTACCATTACGGACAGCTAAAACTTTTCACTGGCCAAGGCAAATTCAAAGTTTGCGATTATTGTTAGAACGTTTTACACCAGAAACTCTTCAGTATATTTGTCCTGGAGCAAATACAGGCTTTCTCAGAGGCAAGCGATGCATCGAGCAAGCTTATCAACACCTCGCCTCTCTGGATTTATCAGCTTTGCTGCCGATACAGCCTCTTTAA
- a CDS encoding fimbrial biogenesis chaperone, giving the protein MLNNNWRSLAAVSAGLFALVLFPVAAKAQMSVSPLVIEAKAERGQAQGMITISNTSKTPSRIRIYAQPFTYSRDSGFQTLSSSPSDLTKYLQFSPRELTVKPGEVRRVRLISRLAPNLPDGEYRAVVFNETLNESKDAAGNNVTLVARIGVTFYVRKGNLSPQLAIDSASFNREQKQIQLLVKNSGQATVLPSVKWTLRQGTTVVKTGQIDSNAVVANSDRNFLLNYPNKDQPALKPGQYQLSGELFWGEDSNKSKLPFNLNITIPTQTATSQNK; this is encoded by the coding sequence ATGCTCAATAATAATTGGCGCTCTCTAGCTGCTGTTAGTGCTGGCTTATTTGCACTAGTTTTGTTTCCTGTTGCTGCTAAAGCACAAATGAGCGTTTCTCCTCTGGTGATTGAAGCTAAGGCGGAACGCGGACAAGCTCAAGGAATGATTACAATTTCCAATACCAGTAAGACCCCTTCTCGGATTCGGATCTATGCTCAACCTTTCACATATAGCCGCGATTCGGGATTTCAAACCTTATCCTCTAGTCCCAGTGACTTGACAAAATATCTGCAATTCTCACCGCGTGAGTTGACTGTCAAACCTGGAGAAGTACGGCGGGTGCGCCTCATTAGTCGCTTGGCTCCTAATTTACCTGACGGGGAATATCGAGCGGTAGTGTTTAATGAAACTCTCAATGAATCCAAAGATGCTGCTGGTAATAACGTTACTTTGGTAGCACGAATTGGCGTGACATTTTATGTGAGGAAAGGCAATCTTTCTCCCCAACTAGCGATTGATAGCGCCAGCTTTAATCGAGAGCAAAAACAAATTCAACTCTTAGTTAAAAATAGCGGTCAAGCAACTGTTCTTCCTAGTGTAAAATGGACTTTACGCCAAGGAACAACTGTTGTAAAAACTGGACAAATAGATTCCAATGCTGTAGTGGCAAATAGCGATCGCAATTTTTTATTAAATTACCCCAACAAAGACCAACCAGCCCTAAAACCCGGTCAATATCAGCTAAGTGGTGAGTTGTTCTGGGGTGAAGACAGTAACAAAAGTAAATTGCCTTTCAATCTAAATATTACTATTCCTACACAAACGGCTACATCACAAAATAAATAG